The genomic interval CATTCGCTCGTGTCCTCCGCTGCAAAGCGTCCGAAGTGCGTGTTGGCCGTGCTGACGAACGCGGGCGTCGGTCAGGGTTGGCAGTGGGAACTCCGTGAAGCCGCACGAACGAATGCGGAGAGTGACCACCCAACATGGCACTTCTCCAGCCTCGATGGCGTGCAAGCTCCGTGGCTCGATCCGCATCATTTGGAGGAGCAGCAGGCGTTGCTGCCGAAAGAGGTTTACGAGCGGTTGTGGCTCAACCGTTGGCAACAGTCCGACGGTGAATTCGTGACCCTCGCCGAAGCGGAGGCCTGCCGAGATGACGAGTTGATTTATCACGCAATCGGCAAAGGGGATCGGCAATACGTCGCCGCCGTCGACTACGCCGAGAAACACGATTTGACTGTCGGCGTGGTGGTGCATCGCGAGTTGTTCGAGGACGGTTTTCGCATCGTCGTCGATCGCATGGATGTCGTCGCTCCTCAGAGAGGTCAACCGACGCGAGTCGATTGGGTCGATGCCTGGATGCAAGAAATCCTCGCGGGTTTTCCGCATGTGCGGTTCGTGCTGGATGAGTATCAATTGGTCAGCGTGATTCAACATTGGGAAACGCGGACGGATGTCACGCGGTTCCCGTTCCGTGGCGGCATTGGCAATCATCGGTTGGCGACGACGTTGCGAAAACTCATTCTGCATCGCGAACTCGCCTGGTATCCCGGATGTGGACAACGCAACGACACCCACACACGCGACGACCTCGAAACCGAACTCGCTTCGCTGCTTTTGAAACAAAAATCCGACGGCCACATTCGCATCGATCATCGTCCCGACGGTCGTCACCACGACGACCGCAGTTTCGCACTCGGAGCGGCGTGTCTGCATTTGCTCGATGAAGAGTCACCGCCGGAGTTTATGCGGTTTGATGGTTTCATCGCGTGATGCTGATGTAAGGCGTAAGGAGTGAGGCGACGCAAGCGGGATTCGTGGGCCTCCACAACCCACAACTGACCACTAACAATCTTGAAAGGATTCGAACCATGCTCGGTTTTCTGCAAGATCAATGGAACACGCTTCGTTTGCGGGCTCGGTATCGCCGACTCGTGCAGGAACAACTCGTTTCACTCACCGAGGCCGACAGGCCGCAACCGGTCGCAGATGATCCCGGTGATTGGATGTTGCTCGGCGGCGAACGCGGGGTTTCGGAAACGGAACGGCAAGACTTGCGGACACAGGCTCGAAGGTTGGTGCATGAGCATCCGCATGCTCGGAATGTCTTGCGGCTATTGGAAATCTACGTGACTGGCCCAGGGTTTCAGTTGAATGCGGCAAGGTTGGCCCCGAATGACGGACCGGAATTGTCTCAATCGGTCGATCGCATTTGGCAAAGATTCTTATTCAGGAACCAACGACATTTCAGCATCCGCGAATTTGCTCGCCGAGTGTGGCGGGACGGCGAGTGTTTTCTGCGGTTGTTCGTCGATGAACATCAAACGCCAACGGTGCGATTCATCGACCCCGAACAAATCGGCGAACCGCCTGAATACGCGGGCACGCAGGGCATCATCACAGAACCGGACGACGTGGAAACGCCGCGACTCTATTTGCTGATCGCCCCTAACGATGGCCGTCTACGAACCGAGATTCCTGCCGATGACATTCTCCATACGCGGCGGGGTGTAGACTCGAACGAAAAACGCGGCGTCACTTGGTTCGCACCACTGATCGAACCGCTCGCTCAATTTGATCGTTGGCTCGACACGGAACTTACTGCTCGGAAATTGCAGGCGTCGATCGTGCTGTGGCGAAAGGTGCAAGGCGGACCTTCGCGGGCCAGTTCCGTCGCAGATGCCTCTCAAACCGGGTCGCTTTACGAGCATGGTGGCACGACGCGGCGAGAACGGTTTCGGGCGGGCACCATCCTCACGACTTCGCAAGGTACGGAACTGGAATATTTGCAACCGAACACCAACTTCGGTGACGCCGTTCCCTTGGGACGTCTCCTCCTATTGTGCACGGCGGCGGGTTCCGGGTTGCCGGAGTTCATGCTGACCAGCGACGCCTCCAACGGCAATTTTGCTTCGACGATGGTCGCCGAAGGACCGGCGGTGAAACTCTTCCAAGCCGAGCAACAGTTCTTCGCGGCGGAACTGGAACGCCTGTGGGTATGGGTGATTCGGCAGGCGATCGCACGGGGCGAGTTACCAGAGGACACGCTCGAACGCGTCCAACCGGAATGGACATTCCCGCAACTCGTCGCCCGAGATCGCAACAAAGATCGGCTGGCCGACGTGCGGCTGGCGAATGCGAAAATCCTCAGCCGAGCCGAAGTCGCCCGTCGTGACGGCACCAACCCGACCACTATGCGGAGCGAAATCGCTGACGAAGAATGATGATGTGATGAGGTCTGGTGTGATGATTTGAATATTCCTTGCCGTCGGTTTTCACCGGCGGCTTTTTGTGATTCGTAGGGTGCGTCGTGACGCACCATGTGATCGACGTTGAATGAGATTGGTGCGTTGCGTTTCACTCCACGCACCCCACGAAAATCTGCGCAACGTACTCGGCATAGGTTGAACACGCATGTCACTCACTCGAACGAAAGGACCGACGATGACTGTGACATCGGAACCGCCGTTGCAACAGTTGGCCGAGGAGATCCGCGATTGGCGGAGCGATGGTTTGATTGTCGATCGCGAGAATCGTTACGTGCGGAACGTCGCTCTCGCGGGCACTGTTTCCAAGAATGGATATCGTTACACCGAGCAGGCGTTGCAAGAGGCAACGTGCCTGTACCGCAATAAACCGGTGTTTCTCGATCACGCACCGTCGGCATCTCGAGCGACGCACCGCAGCACCCGCGATTTGGTTGGCTCGATCGTGAATCCGCGATTCGAAAACGGTCGCGTGCGGGGCGACATCCGTGTGATCGATACCGAAGCCGGTCGCACGTTCCTCGCTCTCGCCGAGTCGGATGGCCCTTCCGTCGGAATGAGTCACGTCGTCCTCGCCAAACGAAATGCCAACGGCACGATCGTCGAGCGATTGGAACAAGTCGTGAGCGTCGACGCGGTCGTCTTCCCGGCTTCGACTGTGACGTTCCGTGAAAGTCATTCGCCAGCGGGCGACGATCAAGGTGAGACGTTGACGCTCTCCAATCGCATCATGGACGAGTTGAATCAAATCCGCGAGCAAATCGCCAACCTGCACACCAAACGCATGGTTCCGCCGATCGTTTCCCCAACTCGCCCCACCAGCGGCGAACGCCAACCGCCCTCGACCGAAACCCTGACCGACGCCCAAGTGCTCTCCGCGTTGCGACAACGATAGTTCAGGCGACAGAAGTCACTTCGTCGGGTGCGTCATGACGCACCATCGGCACAGCAATCGTTTCGAAGAATCGGTGCGTCGCGACGCACCCTACAACAACACAACTGACAACCAACAACCAACAACCCACAACCCACAAAGGAAACAACATGTCCAATCAATTTCGATTCCGCAGCGGGCAGATGGCGCTTCGGAAAGTTCGCGTGGATTCGGGAACGGTGATCGAAGTCGGAGATTTGGTTTTTCTCGATACTGACGATGCCAAACCCGCGTCCGATTTCACTTGGGACACGGACCTCGCCACCACGCAATCCGCGTTCGCCACCGTGTTCTTGGGTATCGCTCATGAAGCGAGTGCCTCGGGCGAGACCGATCCGATCTCCGTCGATACCAGCCCGCTCTCCGTCTACGAGATGGATGTCGCCAGCGGTGCCTACGAAATCGGCGACGAACTCGGGCCGGATGAATCGTCGTCCACGCTGACCGATCAACAACTCGAAGCCGTCGGCAGCGGCGCGACCGGAGTCGCCTTTGCCGCTGAATACAAAACCTCCGGAGCCACCAAACTCCGCGTGCAGTTCAAATCCGCCTTCCACGCGGCGACGGCGTAGCCGCTTCGCGGGAGGTAGAGGGTCGTGGGTGGAGAGTTGCGAGTAGAAAACCCACCTCACACCCGACGCCTTACATTAACCGAACCGCTAGTCGACTCTCGGATTCAGACACAACCAACAACCGACCACTCACAACGGACAAAACCATGCCACACGTCAATCTCTCGATGCTGATCGAATCCCTTGGGCCGATGGGGTTCTATGACCGCGTTTGCTCGTTGCTTAACGAAGGGCAACTTTCGTCGGACGAGGTCAGTTACTACGAACTTGCGGATGCCTGCGGAGTGTTGCCGCGGTTGCGGTCGATGAATGAATCACTCTCGCCGACCGCTCATGTGTCCGCGTTGCTCTCGGAAGCCAATCCGGGCGTTGGCACGAATTTGTTTCAAGTCGTGACGGCGGAACTCATCGGTCGGCAAGTCATCGCGGGTTATGAGGACAGCACCGGATTCATCGGCGACAAACTCGTTACCGTGATGGCGAGCAAACTTCGCAACCAGAAGATCGCTGGCTTCAAAGCCCTCGCCGGTCCGACGGATGTTCCCGAAGGGCACTCTTATGAAGAGTCGAGCTTCGAGGACAAATACGTCACCACCGAGGAAACCAAACAAGGCCGAATTCTCTCGATCAATGAGGAACTCATCGCCTTCGATCAGACTGGCGAGATCAATCGGCGAGCGCGGGCACTCGGTTACTATTTGCGACAGGAACGTGAACGGACGATCGTGCGGGCCGTCACCGATGCCGACGCCGGCAGCGGCAAATATGTGTACCGACCCAGCGGCAGCGGCACGTCGCTGTATAAGACGGACGGTTCGCATCGCAACTGGATCGGTGCCGGCAACACGACCAGCACCGACTTCGACGCCGCCGTCCCGCTCGTCGATTGGACTGACGTCGAAACCGCGATGTATTACCGGGCTACCGAAGTCGTCGACGATCGAGTGGACGGCACGCCGCGTCCGATCGTCGCACCGGTTCGACAGTTGCTCGTGCCCGAGGCGCTTCGCGGCACGGCTCACAGCATCGTGAACTCGACCGAAGTCACCATGACCGACGGCGACAACCAAACCCGAGTGGCCAACCCGGTTCAAGGTCTGGTCGAAGTCCTCAGTTCGCCGTTCATCGACGAGCAGGGTGGGCAAGCCGCAAGCGATTGGTACATCGGCGACTTCCGCAAGCAATTCGTGTGGAGCGAAATCTGGCCGGTGCAAACCTTCCTGCAACGCGGCGACAGTGCGGCGGCGTTCGAGCGAGATGTCGTCCTTCGCGTGAAAGTTCGGCATTACGGCGGCGTCTCCGCCGTTGACACTGCCTTCGTGACCAAGGTCGATGGAGCATAGTTGGAAGATGTGAGGAGTGAGGCGTAAGGGGTGAGGCGTCGAATGGAAATCGCCTCACCCCTCACACTCCATGCCTCGCATCATCGCACCAGACCTCATCACATCATCATCTTCACACGGGGAACACGATGAGCGACCTTGACGACCTGTCCTCGGTCAGCGGCGACGAACTCAGCGAAGACCAGATTCGCGGAATTCTGGCTCAGATCGATTTGGACATCACGAACTTGCTCCGCGATGGCAAACTCTCGGCTCTCAAATACTCCGTTGGCAGCCGAGAGGGACGCACGACCGATCGGGCGGCGAATCTGCGGGCGCTTCTCGAAGCTCGTCAGCACTATCAACAACTTCTGAATTCGTTGCCGAGTTGGACGGTCTCACGTGGTGAAACGGAGGACGATTCGTGAGCGACTTCGATGACATCTTGAACGCTGACGCGCGATTGTTTCAGTCCGATTGGTCCGCGGTTTCCGTCTTCCAGCTGGCTTTGTATGACGGCGAAAGTTACACGAGCCTTCCGGGTGTGATCGTTTCAATTCGCGTGGGCGAGCCATGGGACTTCGAGCGTTACAAAGTTCCCCTGAAAACAGGCGACGCGACAACGGGCATGACGCCGAACGGCGTCGACATCGAAATCCGAGCACGGATTACGCCAGAAACCGGGACCGATACCGTGCTCGATGTGTTCGCGGAAATCGAAACGCTTCGACAAACCTTGCACGACATGACCGATGGGCAATTCGCTCTTTTTTTACATCACGACGAGTTCGCGAATCGGTATTTCCAAAGTTGCTCCGTCGTCCGCATGGACTACGACGCGTCCGATCCAACGATGTTGGACTATGTCCTGAAACTCCACGCCGACGATCCGGTCATCTACGGCGGGGACGAGTATTGAGTGGACGCGACGTTTGAATTTCCAATCATGCCCACGCAAAGCCGTGGGGATGACACCTGTTTCATGACACACACGCGAAATTCGTTCACGCCTTACGCCTCATTTTCTACGCCTCACACTGGCTTCGACACCATGCGACGCATCTTGCACTACTCTGAAACTCCCACGAACTACACCGGCGATCTTTCTGATCGCGCGATCCTGGGGGCGTGGTTTGAACTTCATCGCCAAGGCGGTTGCGGAGCCGGTGAGGTTCGGTTGCATGATGCGTTCGCAGATCGGGAGACGATCGCGGTCGGGGATTGGCTGGCGTTCGAATACGGTTCCGGGAACCGCTGGTATCTGGGTCGCGTGAATTCCCGAGAAGCGACCAGTCCGGCAGTTGTTGCTTTCCGACTTGAGGGCATGACGGCTCAGCTGGACAACGTGTTTCCCGGCGGGTTCGGTGCGTCGGCCAACGGCATCGCTCCGCATCGGTTCGCTCAGACCGACTTGTTCTCACTCGACCCGGATCATTCGGCGGAAACCATTGATTCTGTCAGCGGTCCAGCGGATGTCGTGCGTGTTCTCGTTCAAGATTACGTCACTCCGAACACAGACATTCTCTACGATGCCGACCGAATCGACGAACCCGCAAACGCCGCGAACGTGACGAGTCTCAAAATTCGCGGAGCGGAATCGGTCACATCGCTGTTACAAGATTTGGCCACTCGCGCACGGGGAGCCAATTGGGGCGTTGACGAAACCGGCACGTTCTTCTTTGAACCGGCCCCGACCACACCCGCCGCTATCTGGCAAGAAGGTCGCGATATCACCAAACTCGAAGAGACACTCGATCGACGGTTTCTATTCAATCGGATGATTCTGACGGGGGATCGAATCTACGCCGCCGACTCCAATGGCACGCAATCGAGTTACCGTTGGCAAGCTCATTACGTTCAACCTCAGAGCCGAAGTTCGTACGGGGAACGCAGCATCCGCGTGAGTGTGCCTTGGATTCGCACCGCTAACGATTCCCGGGCGTTCGCTCGCGAATTCTTTCGACTCTACGCCGAACCCACCCCGAAAATCCTGCTGGAAACCAGTTCGCAAGACACGCTGTTTCGACCGTGGACGGGAACTGTGCGAGTCGAAAATCAGGGCGGCGAGGAACTGATGACCGCCGTCGCCGAGACGGTGCGAGTGCTTTTCGATCACTCGCCACGATTTCGTTTTGAACTTGGTCCAACTGACCCACGCACATTTTGGTCGAAGCTTGGCCATGATAAACGCGAGGAATTGCCGCGAAACCCGGTCAGCGGATTCGGGGGCAGCGAGTTGACACTGACTTCGGAATCGAGTTCCACCGACAGCGGTAGTGTCGTTGTTCTTGATCACTTCACCGACACCCAGTTCACGTTGATTGAAAACCACTCGCCCGATGTCGGGGGAAATTGGCAACGGTGGAATTCGAATTGGTCGATCGGGGTCATTGATGCCAACACCGTTTCCCCCGATGGGCCGAATGCGTTGGCCGCCATCAACGCATTGACCGCGGACGCTGTTGTGTCGGTTTGGATGAAGCAATCGAACGGCAACTCGCCGAGCAATGGTGGATTGGTTCTGCGACTGGTCAACTCGCTGAATTATTGGAAGCTGATCGTCAATTACGCATCGCAATTACTGGAGTTGATCGAAGTCGTCGCCGGCACGCCCACTGTCCGTGATAGTACAAGCGTTTCCGTTCAGGGCAGTTCGATGGTGTTTCTGGAAGCCACATTGAACGGCAACGCAATCGTCGGTCGAGCCACATACGGGGCATCCGCAACACAGGCAAGTGTCAGCGACAATACCGCGTCTTCATCCGGAACCTCACATGGGTTGTGGGCCAACTTCCTGGACTCGTCGGAAGGCGATATTCCCCATGCATTCGATGATTTCCAAGTGCAAGAGTTGTAGTCGATCGTTGGAACATTGTGTTTGAAGACGGATCACTGACGCACGCCCTGGTTGGAGAGCAAGCTGATGACGGCGGTATTCTCTCGATTGCAAACGGACGGTTCCGAAGTCGCAATTTCGATCAATAACCTTTACGCCGGTCCGCAGCCGTCGGCATGTTGGTTGATTGGTGGCGGGCCGTCGTTATCGATGCTACCGATTGCGGAAATCGCGGCCTCGCCATTGCCGAAGATGACAATCAATCTCGCTGGCACTCGGCTGATTCGCCCCACGTTCTGGACCAGCTACGATCCAACCGCACGGTTCCATCGCAGTGTGTATCTCGATCCGAGTATCACGAAATTCGTCCACCGACGTCGAGCGATGGAGATCGTGCCAGATTCGACATTCAAGGTCTGTGAATGTCCGAACGTCATCGCCTTTGATCGCCAGAAACGCGGATACCGCGAATTCGTCTCCCCCTCAGCAACCGGTATTCTGGATTGGTCCGATTCGTTCGTGCAGGCGATTGATTTGCTTTATCAACTTGGCTTTCGCATCATTTATCTGGCTGGGTGTGAGATGCGTGTACGACTTTCGACGCAGCAAAAAAAGCTCGCCACCACCAAAGGGGTCTCTTATGATGCTCGTCAATCGTTGAGAACGTTTTTGCGAGACTGCAAACGCAGCGGAATCTCAGCGGCGGAGTTCGATAATCTTCCAAACCTTCAGCAATACCACTTCGACGATCACAAACCATTCGCGGCGGCGGTGCAGACGGACTGGCATTACTTTCGCATCACCCAAATGCTGCGACTCTCGCGAACGGCGATGGCCACAGCGGGATTACAACTCGTCTCGGTCACGCCGCATAGTCGACTCAATGACTTCTTTCCGTACGTGCCCGCCCGCAAAGTGGCTCGATTCGTCGAAACGTTCATCGGTTCTCCGAATCACGAACCCGTGCGGGGATTGTTAAGCCGTCAGGAACCTCGATTGCCCAATCTGCGAACGTCCCTGCAGGACATTCCCTCGCCAACGAATCACCGCGACGACTCTGACTTTGTCATTGAAAGCGAAGGCCCGATTCGCTGCCACTGAGTAGTTCGATGAACTTTTCGCGGTATTGGCCTCCGTTTTCTACCGCGATGGCCTGGACCGCACGGCCGATTTTTCTAAGAATTCCGAAGCTGATCAATTAGCGCGACCCCGATGGTCACTCACCCGGAACTGACCGATGCCGATTCAATTTGCATGCCCCTCCTGTGCCGCCGCGATTCGTGTTGACGAGTCGGCCGCCGGGAAAAAAGGAAAATGTCCACAGTGCGGTCGGGAACTGATTATTCCTCGCCCCACTTCCGCCGCACCGCAGGCAGGAGATTCTGGTCTCCCGGCAATTTCCGTTCAAGAACCGACCGCAGCACGGCGGTATTCGTCGCGGCGTCGAAAACGGTCTGGCTCACGATTCTGGTCGATCGCTGCACCGTTGGTGCTGTTCTCGATTGTCGTTGGTACGATGGTCTTCTTACTTCGGGAATCGGAACCCACCTTGGAGGGGAAACTCCCGGGAGAGGTGATTGCCGATTTCGAAATGCCACCGCAGTTGTTGGCCGCTCAAGACCTGGGAATTTCCGAGGAGGAATTTCAATCGTTATTGGAATCCGTCCGCGAAAATCCGCCACCAATTGGCATGATTCCCAAACAGTTGCGGTTGGTCATCGAAGCCGATACTGACGCGATTCGCGTTGGTTTTGAGAAGCTTCCGCAAACCGAACTGGTTCGCGTCACGGTTGATGCCGATCGGGAATTGTATTCGTGGTTGCTGGAACACCGGGCCGAATTGGATCGAATTCAACGACAAGCGGCCGAGGAAACATTGGCGGAATTCGTGAAATCGCTGCAACGATCTTACGACGAAGATCTTCCATTCGACACCGCAAGTTGGGCATCTCGGTTGGTGACACTTTTTGAGAACGGATTCGGATTCGCCACCGAAGCGGTTACGAAGACGAGTCGTGCCCGTTGCGTCTATGAAAGCGACGAGGGCGAGCTTCATTTTCTGTTGCCAGAGTCAACAAAGACGTTCCGACTCGAAGAACGCGAAAACAGCCCCGCAAAATTTCCCGGTAGCTACACGATCCAACTCGAGAGCAGTCGCTAACCAATTGCAGTGTTTTGCCGGGGCATCCGAACGCCAACCGCGCATAATAAAACGCTTCCCAATGACAGGGAAGCGTTAATCGCTGATCGAAGTAATCCGGCGGAAAACCGTGTTCCGATCGTCTGTATTAAGTGTGAAATCTCGTTCGCCTTAGGCTTGTTCGCGATCAATGCGGGTCATCTCGTCCAAGATGACCGGATGCCAATTGGCGGATCGTTCGCTGGAAATGGCGTAGTTCTTGCGAGCCCAAGTGCGAAGCCGAAGTTCTTCGATGAAATCTACGGTAGAGGTTTGATTGGCGAGCGTGTCCACTTGCCCGTTGATGACATTGGGAACGTCAGTCACGGTACTCATCGTTTTCATCTTTCCTATCAAGAACGATTCGGCTTTGAGATGTCAAAGAACAAGTCATTGACCATGAGCCATGCAGTGCGATATCTACGGATAGACCTCGATCCCTCTGCATCC from Thalassoroseus pseudoceratinae carries:
- a CDS encoding phage major capsid protein, which encodes MPHVNLSMLIESLGPMGFYDRVCSLLNEGQLSSDEVSYYELADACGVLPRLRSMNESLSPTAHVSALLSEANPGVGTNLFQVVTAELIGRQVIAGYEDSTGFIGDKLVTVMASKLRNQKIAGFKALAGPTDVPEGHSYEESSFEDKYVTTEETKQGRILSINEELIAFDQTGEINRRARALGYYLRQERERTIVRAVTDADAGSGKYVYRPSGSGTSLYKTDGSHRNWIGAGNTTSTDFDAAVPLVDWTDVETAMYYRATEVVDDRVDGTPRPIVAPVRQLLVPEALRGTAHSIVNSTEVTMTDGDNQTRVANPVQGLVEVLSSPFIDEQGGQAASDWYIGDFRKQFVWSEIWPVQTFLQRGDSAAAFERDVVLRVKVRHYGGVSAVDTAFVTKVDGA
- a CDS encoding terminase large subunit domain-containing protein — translated: MTNWLNWPVRWALICRTKLKTTHDQRQASRSPEAFRSAMRLSENAIESFGNLIQPWQALDFAALDPAWLSLAGYDVKTSVRRAWIERPRGHGKTADMALQLAWILLFSQHRIEGLAAAADRDQGTLIRDALLRLSLANPEWFSSLKFCRHWVEHKHSGSRLTIISSDVSSSYGALPDFVICDELCHWEKPDLWHSLVSSAAKRPKCVLAVLTNAGVGQGWQWELREAARTNAESDHPTWHFSSLDGVQAPWLDPHHLEEQQALLPKEVYERLWLNRWQQSDGEFVTLAEAEACRDDELIYHAIGKGDRQYVAAVDYAEKHDLTVGVVVHRELFEDGFRIVVDRMDVVAPQRGQPTRVDWVDAWMQEILAGFPHVRFVLDEYQLVSVIQHWETRTDVTRFPFRGGIGNHRLATTLRKLILHRELAWYPGCGQRNDTHTRDDLETELASLLLKQKSDGHIRIDHRPDGRHHDDRSFALGAACLHLLDEESPPEFMRFDGFIA
- a CDS encoding phage portal protein; translation: MLGFLQDQWNTLRLRARYRRLVQEQLVSLTEADRPQPVADDPGDWMLLGGERGVSETERQDLRTQARRLVHEHPHARNVLRLLEIYVTGPGFQLNAARLAPNDGPELSQSVDRIWQRFLFRNQRHFSIREFARRVWRDGECFLRLFVDEHQTPTVRFIDPEQIGEPPEYAGTQGIITEPDDVETPRLYLLIAPNDGRLRTEIPADDILHTRRGVDSNEKRGVTWFAPLIEPLAQFDRWLDTELTARKLQASIVLWRKVQGGPSRASSVADASQTGSLYEHGGTTRRERFRAGTILTTSQGTELEYLQPNTNFGDAVPLGRLLLLCTAAGSGLPEFMLTSDASNGNFASTMVAEGPAVKLFQAEQQFFAAELERLWVWVIRQAIARGELPEDTLERVQPEWTFPQLVARDRNKDRLADVRLANAKILSRAEVARRDGTNPTTMRSEIADEE